The genomic DNA GAGTGCGAGCGGGTGATCGTCGTCGACGACGGCTCCGACGACGGCACCGCCGACCTCATCGCCGACCTGCCGGTCACCGTGCTGCGCCATCCGCAGCGGCGCGGCAAGGGTGCCAGCCTGCGCGATGGTTTCGCCGAGGCGCTGCGCCAGGGCGCGCGCGCGGTGTTGACCATGGATGGCGACGGCCAGCATTCGGCTGCCGACATCCCGCGCATGATCGCCTCCGCCAACCGCCATCCGGACGCCATCGTCGTCGGTGCGCGCCTGCGCAAGCGCAGCTGCCAGCCCTGGTATCGCCGCCTGGGCAACGACTTCGGCGACTGGGGCATCGCCATCGGCTGCGGCTACCGGCTGGTCGATTCGCAGAGCGGCCAGCGCCTGTACCCGGCCGCGGTCTGCGCGTTGCGCGACGTGCCCGGCGAGGGCTTCGTGTTCGAGGCGCAGATGCTGATCTCCGCCGCGCAGGAACTGGGCATGCGCGTGGTCGCCCTGCCGGTGGAAACCCGCTATGCCGTGGCCGGCTCGGGCGTGGTGTTCCGCAAGAGCCATTTCCGGCTGTGGCGTGATCTCTACTCGATCACCTCGCACGTGGTCGTGCAGGTGCTCCGCCAGGGCCAGCTGCTGCGCCGCTACCGCACCACGCGCGCCAACCCGCCGCTGATCGACGATTCCGACACGCTGCCCGACGCCGCGCCGCTGGCCGCAGGGCAGCCCACCCATACCGGATGAGCATGGACGTGACCGCCTCCACCGATGTGCTGGTGCTCGGAGGCGGCCTTGCCGGGCTCACCGTTGCACTGCAGCTGCGGCAGCAGCACCCCGACCTCGCCATCACCGTGGTCGAACGGCGCGCGCACCCGCTGCGCGAGGCCGCACACAAGGTCGGCGAATCGACGGTGGAGATCGGCGCGCACTTTCTCGCCGACGTGCTGGGCCTGCGCGACCATCTCGACGAGGCGCAGATCCGCAAGTTCGGTTTCCGCTTCTTCTTTTCCGACGGCCGCAGCGACATCGACCGCTGCACCGAACTGGGCGTCAGCCAGCTGCTGCCGACGCCGTCGTGGCAGATCGACCGCGGCCGCTTCGAGAATTTCCTCGGCGAACGCGCGCGGGCAGCGGGCATCGACTTCCTCGACGGCGCGGTCGTACGCGCACTCGACATGGGCACGGACGGCGCACGCCATGCGATCACCGTCGACCATGCCGGAACCACCCGCTGCTTCGATGCGCGCTGGGTGGTGGATGCCAGCGGCCGCGCCGGGTTGCTCAAGCGCAGGTTCGGCCTCGCGCGTGCGAATGCGCATAACGCCAATGCGGTGTGGTGGCGCGTGGATGGCGTGGTCGACCCCAACGACTGGTCCGACGACCCGGCCTGGCTGGCACGCTGCACGCCGCCCGACCGCTGGCGCTCGACCAACCATATGTGCGGGCCGGGCTACTGGTTCTGGCTGATCCCGCTGGCCTCGGGCGCGCATTCGCTGGGCATCGTCTGCGACGCCGACATGCACCCGCTCGAGACCATGAACACGCATGCGAAGGCGATGGACTGGCTGCGCGAGCACCAGCCGCGCGTGGCGGCGTCGCTCGAACGCGAGCAGCACACGCTGCAGGACTTCCTGTTCCTGCGGCACTTCTCCTACGACTGCACCCAGGTCTTCAGCGCCGACCGCTGGGCGATCACCGGCGAGGCCGGGCTGTTCCTGGATCCGTTCTATTCCCCCGGCAGCGACTTCATCGCGATCGCCAATACCTACATCTGCGACCTGGTCGCCCGGGACCTCCGCGGCGAGCCGTTCGCGGCGTACGCCGAGATCTACCAGCAGATGTATTTCTCGTTCTACGCCAACACGCTGACCCTCTACCAGGACCAGTACGCGCTGTTCGGCGATCCGCAGGTAATGCCGGTCAAGGTGATCTGGGACTACACCTATTACTGGTCGCTGCTGGCGCCGCTGTTCTTCGCCGGGCGCCTGACCGACATGCGCACGATCGGCCGCCTGCGGCCGGTGTTCACCCGTGCCTCGGCGCTGAACCTGGCGATGCAGCCACTGCTGCGTGCGTGGGGCGAATGCAATGCGGCCATGGACGAACCGCCGTCGCGGCTGCTCGACCAGGCGCGGATCGACTGGTTCCACGCATTGAATGGGGCGCTCGGCGAGTCGTCCACGCTCGACGACGATGCGTTCGTGGCGACCATGGAAGCCAATGTCGAACGCATGCGCGTGTTGGCCGCCGAAATCCTCGGCCGCGCACGCGAGACGCATGCGGACATCGATGCCGGCGAACTGGGAGCCCTGGTGGCCGGTGCCGGTGGCCCGGCACTGCTGGCGCCGCACTGGTACGGCGCGGCTGCGACCGCCGACGCCTGACGACCCGCGCGGAGATCGCGCGGGCCCGTCCTATCGCCGCCGTGCGTCAGTTGCCCTGTGCCGCCGGCGGATTGGCGACCCAGATCGCGATGCCGCTGCCGTACTGCTGGCTGGGGCTGATGTTCACGCCGACGCCGGCGCTGCTGAAGCTGCTGCCGCCGAAGCGGCCTCCACCGGCACCGACACTGACGCCACCACCGCCGGGGCCCTCATCGGCGACACCCTGCAGCAGCACGCCGTTGGCGCCGAGTTTCGCCGCTTCCTCGCGCAGCCTGCGCAGCACCGAATCGGTCTTGTTCTGCGCGCCATAGGTGAACGCACCCGACTGCGTGCGCAGGACCGCGATCTCCTCGTAGGCGCCCGGTGGCGGGCCGTGGTAGATGCGCACCTGCGCCGGGTCGATCGGCGCGCGCGGGGTGCCGGTGAGGATGTGGGAAGACGCACAGGCCGCGAGCAGCGACACCGCGGCAAGCAGCAGGAGGGTACGCATCGCACGCATGGCGGCAGTCCTCGTTGGGTTGCGGCGAGCATGCGCCGCAGCTGCTGAATTCCGCGTGGAGGTCGCGCCGCCGGTCAGCCCATGCCGCCATTGATGCCGATCACCTGGCCGTTGATGTAGCCCGCTTCGTCGCGGCACAGGAAGGCCACCAGCGCTGCAACCTCATCCGGCTGGCCGGCGCGTGCGGCAGGGACCAGCTGGCGGATCGTCGCGGGGTCGAAGCTGTCTTCGGCCATCGCCCCGGCGATCACCCCCGGCGCGACCACGTTGACGGTGATGCCGCGGCTGGCCATCTCGCGCGCCAGCGAGCGGGTGGCGCCATGCAGGCCGGCCTTGGCCGCGGCGTAGTTGGCCTGCCCGCGATTACCGAGCACCGCGGCCACGCTGGAGACACTGACCACGCGCCCCCAGCGGGTGCGCGCCATCGGCAGCAGCAGAGGCTGGGTGACGTGGAAGAAGCCGTGCAGGGACACGTCGACCACCCGCTTCCACTGCGCATCGGTCATCCCCGCCATCGGCGCGTCGTCGTGGATGCCGGCGTTGTTGACCACCACCTGGATTGGGCCATCTTCCAGCAGTGGTTCGAGGGCAGCGCGGGTGGCATCGCCATCGGCGACGTCGAAGGCGATCGCCTGCGCGCTGCCACCAGCCCCGGCGATGGTCGCCACCACGGCTTCGGCGCGGCCGATGTTGGCGTTGGCATGCACGATCACGTGCAGGCCATCAGCGGCCAGGCGCCGGCAGATCGCGCCACCGATATCGCCGCTGCCGCCGGTCACCAGCGCCCGTCGCGGGCTGTTGTTCCTGGGAGTCGCGTTCGTCATGGGCGCATTATCCATGGCTGTGCCGATGCTTCGCGGCAATGTGCGTAATCCGTGGCGGCACGGGCGACGGTCCCGGCGCGCCGGCCCCTGGACCGATGCGTCGCAATGCGAAGGCGAGTCGCCGAAGCAAGAAAGGTTCTTGTCCCGATTGAGGGTGTCCATCCCAGCGCGGAGCCGCGCGCCCGGAAGCCCGGAAGCCCGGAAGCCGGAAGCCGGAAGCCGGAAGCCGGAAGCTTGGAGCCAGAGCCATCGCACAGGCTGGTTGGGGCCGCGGGCCGCCCGCCGCGGCCACAGGGGGATGCCCAGCCGGATATCTCCGCGTCCTGCTCCCACATCCGGCCGCCGGCCGTCCATGGCCGGCTCTGGACATCCCCCTGCGTCCACGGCGGGCCCCGAGCTGTCGTCGCGTTTCCGGAAGAGATCAACGGCGAAGAACGTCAGACCGTCGTGCCGGGGCTCCCGGCCTGGCGCCTCTGCCGTCGCTGCCGCCATGGCGCCACTGCCGGCGTTGAGGCCGTGTCGCGCCTGCTGACCTCCAAGCGGAACTGCCGAACCCATGAGGCGGGCATGTCAGCGCAAGGCGACGCGTGCACCACCGCTGTTGATTTCCGTGCCGGAGCCGGCGGATGCCCGGGCCCGTCGCGTTCACCGGGGGGTGTGCTCCCAGCCGGCCATGGATGGCCGGCGGCCGGCCGTGGTAGCCGGACGCGGACTCCGGCCGGGGGAGCGCACCCCCCGGTGCGCGCGACGGGCAGCGCGACGCCAAAGGAAGCCCCTAACCGCCGCCCGGCGCTCCAGGACTCCGGCGTTGCGCCACAGCCGTCCCATGGAGATGAGCGGGAACAACGCCCCCGTGTGCAGGACGGGCGGCGCGCACGGAGTCACTTCAGCCCTACGACGTCCCCCGGAGTGGGGAAGGAACCAGAAGAAGCGACCGCGATCTTCCTCCCGGGGTGACGCCCGTGCGACCCGCGCCCTTGACCCT from Luteimonas sp. YGD11-2 includes the following:
- a CDS encoding tryptophan 7-halogenase, giving the protein MDVTASTDVLVLGGGLAGLTVALQLRQQHPDLAITVVERRAHPLREAAHKVGESTVEIGAHFLADVLGLRDHLDEAQIRKFGFRFFFSDGRSDIDRCTELGVSQLLPTPSWQIDRGRFENFLGERARAAGIDFLDGAVVRALDMGTDGARHAITVDHAGTTRCFDARWVVDASGRAGLLKRRFGLARANAHNANAVWWRVDGVVDPNDWSDDPAWLARCTPPDRWRSTNHMCGPGYWFWLIPLASGAHSLGIVCDADMHPLETMNTHAKAMDWLREHQPRVAASLEREQHTLQDFLFLRHFSYDCTQVFSADRWAITGEAGLFLDPFYSPGSDFIAIANTYICDLVARDLRGEPFAAYAEIYQQMYFSFYANTLTLYQDQYALFGDPQVMPVKVIWDYTYYWSLLAPLFFAGRLTDMRTIGRLRPVFTRASALNLAMQPLLRAWGECNAAMDEPPSRLLDQARIDWFHALNGALGESSTLDDDAFVATMEANVERMRVLAAEILGRARETHADIDAGELGALVAGAGGPALLAPHWYGAAATADA
- the fabG gene encoding 3-oxoacyl-ACP reductase FabG; translation: MTNATPRNNSPRRALVTGGSGDIGGAICRRLAADGLHVIVHANANIGRAEAVVATIAGAGGSAQAIAFDVADGDATRAALEPLLEDGPIQVVVNNAGIHDDAPMAGMTDAQWKRVVDVSLHGFFHVTQPLLLPMARTRWGRVVSVSSVAAVLGNRGQANYAAAKAGLHGATRSLAREMASRGITVNVVAPGVIAGAMAEDSFDPATIRQLVPAARAGQPDEVAALVAFLCRDEAGYINGQVIGINGGMG
- a CDS encoding glycosyltransferase family 2 protein, translated to MSDPARLHRGNVAVVIPALNEALRIREVVTGALAECERVIVVDDGSDDGTADLIADLPVTVLRHPQRRGKGASLRDGFAEALRQGARAVLTMDGDGQHSAADIPRMIASANRHPDAIVVGARLRKRSCQPWYRRLGNDFGDWGIAIGCGYRLVDSQSGQRLYPAAVCALRDVPGEGFVFEAQMLISAAQELGMRVVALPVETRYAVAGSGVVFRKSHFRLWRDLYSITSHVVVQVLRQGQLLRRYRTTRANPPLIDDSDTLPDAAPLAAGQPTHTG